One Streptomyces sp. B21-105 genomic region harbors:
- a CDS encoding family 43 glycosylhydrolase, with product MRRHAVRLLLAGLVALAAAFTGLGVPAQAAAPASPAVTYTNPIAEKRADPHIFKHTDGYYYFTATVPEYDRIVLRRATTIQGLSTAQEVTIWTKHTSGVMGAHIWAPEIHFIDGKWYVYFAAGATNDIWAIRMYVLEGTGANPLTATWTEKGQIKTTWESFSLDSTTFVVNGVRYLAWAQRNPAENNNTSLFIAKMANPWTITGTPAEISQPTLSWETIGFKVNEGPALIQHGNKVFMTYSASATDSNYCLGMLTASATADLTDPASWTKGSQPVFTSNAATSQYGPGHNSFTVSEDGKSDIVVYHDRSYKDISGDPLNDPNRRTRVQKVYWKADGTPDFGTPVADGVTPQRFSSYNFADRFIRHWEYRAKIEANVSPLADSQFRVVTGLTGSGTVSLESANFPGYYLRHKNSEVWVEKNDGTSTFASDASFYPRAGLADSAGVSYESYNNAGRYIRHYNYLLYVQTPSTATDRADATFYAQ from the coding sequence TTGAGACGCCACGCCGTTCGGCTGCTCCTGGCCGGCCTCGTCGCCCTCGCGGCCGCCTTCACCGGCCTGGGCGTCCCCGCCCAGGCCGCCGCACCCGCGTCCCCCGCGGTGACCTACACCAACCCGATCGCCGAGAAGCGGGCCGACCCGCACATCTTCAAGCACACTGACGGCTACTACTACTTCACCGCCACGGTCCCCGAGTACGACCGCATCGTGCTGCGCCGGGCGACGACCATCCAGGGCCTGTCGACGGCCCAGGAGGTCACCATCTGGACCAAGCACACCAGCGGGGTCATGGGCGCGCACATCTGGGCGCCGGAGATCCACTTCATCGACGGCAAGTGGTACGTCTACTTCGCGGCCGGCGCCACCAACGACATCTGGGCGATCCGGATGTACGTCCTGGAGGGCACCGGCGCCAACCCGCTCACCGCCACCTGGACCGAGAAGGGCCAGATCAAGACCACGTGGGAGAGCTTCTCGCTCGACTCCACCACGTTCGTCGTGAACGGCGTGCGCTACCTCGCCTGGGCGCAGCGCAACCCGGCCGAGAACAACAACACCAGCCTGTTCATCGCGAAGATGGCCAACCCCTGGACGATCACGGGCACGCCGGCGGAGATCTCCCAGCCGACGTTGTCCTGGGAGACGATCGGCTTCAAGGTCAACGAGGGCCCGGCGCTCATCCAGCACGGCAACAAGGTCTTCATGACCTACTCGGCGAGCGCCACCGACTCCAACTACTGCCTCGGCATGCTCACCGCGTCGGCGACGGCCGACCTCACCGACCCGGCGTCCTGGACCAAGGGGTCGCAGCCCGTCTTCACCAGCAACGCCGCGACCTCGCAGTACGGACCGGGCCACAACTCGTTCACGGTCTCCGAGGACGGCAAGTCCGACATCGTCGTCTACCACGACCGCAGCTACAAGGACATCTCCGGTGACCCGCTGAACGACCCCAACCGCCGCACCCGGGTGCAGAAGGTTTACTGGAAGGCCGACGGCACACCCGACTTCGGCACCCCGGTGGCCGACGGCGTCACCCCGCAGCGCTTCTCCTCGTACAACTTCGCCGACCGGTTCATTCGCCACTGGGAGTACCGCGCGAAGATCGAGGCGAACGTCAGCCCGCTCGCCGACTCGCAGTTCCGGGTGGTGACAGGGCTCACCGGGTCCGGCACGGTCTCGCTGGAGTCCGCGAACTTCCCGGGCTACTACCTGCGGCACAAGAACTCCGAGGTGTGGGTGGAGAAGAACGACGGCACGTCGACGTTCGCCTCGGACGCCAGCTTCTACCCCCGGGCGGGACTCGCCGACTCGGCGGGCGTCAGCTACGAGTCGTACAACAACGCCGGCCGCTACATCCGCCACTACAACTACCTGCTGTACGTGCAGACGCCGAGCACGGCGACCGACC
- a CDS encoding Fur family transcriptional regulator yields the protein MTAPGTPTTAEELRGAGLRVTAARAALLETVRAGDHLGVEAIASGVRDRVGHISLQAVYDALHALTTAGLVRRIEPPGSPARFEGRVGDNHHHLVCRSCGAVVDVDCAVGHAPCLTASDDRGFSIDEAEVIYWGLCPDCSTVRST from the coding sequence ATGACAGCACCCGGTACACCGACCACCGCCGAGGAGCTGCGCGGTGCCGGCCTGCGGGTGACGGCCGCCCGGGCCGCGCTGCTCGAGACCGTCCGGGCGGGCGACCACCTCGGGGTCGAGGCCATCGCCTCCGGGGTGCGCGACCGCGTCGGCCACATCTCGCTGCAGGCCGTCTACGACGCCCTGCACGCGCTGACCACGGCCGGGCTGGTGCGCCGCATCGAGCCGCCGGGCAGCCCCGCCCGGTTCGAGGGTCGCGTCGGTGACAACCACCACCACCTGGTGTGCCGGTCGTGCGGAGCCGTCGTCGACGTCGACTGCGCCGTCGGCCACGCCCCCTGTCTGACCGCCTCCGACGACCGCGGCTTCTCCATAGACGAGGCCGAGGTCATCTACTGGGGCCTGTGCCCCGACTGTTCGACCGTTCGCAGCACCTGA
- a CDS encoding enoyl-CoA hydratase/isomerase family protein, whose protein sequence is MTGNEDAVLLHTDGRAARLVLNRPRALNALNHAMVNRIDDALTAWEHDPDVETVVLTGAGERGLCAGGDIRAVHDDARDGDGKASAAFWRDEYRLNARIAGYPKPYVAVMDGIVMGGGVGVSAHGGVRVVTERSRIAMPETGIGFVPDVGGTHLLGRAPGELGVHLALTGAQIGAGDAVLCGFADHYVPSVSLPRFLAELADLPVREALARHEQAPPQGELAAARGWIDACYAAGTVEEIVRRLLAHGAPAAAEAAGILLTRSPTALKVTLAALHRARRLGSLQEVLDQEYRVSCAALTSHDLVEGVRAQIVDKDRAPRWSPATLAEVADTDVERFFTPLGTQELGLAEPPPPTRASAPAHRRG, encoded by the coding sequence ATGACCGGCAACGAAGACGCAGTCCTGCTGCACACCGACGGCCGGGCCGCCCGCCTCGTCCTCAACCGCCCGCGCGCCCTCAACGCCCTGAACCACGCGATGGTGAACCGCATCGACGACGCGCTCACCGCGTGGGAGCACGACCCGGACGTCGAGACCGTGGTCCTCACCGGCGCGGGGGAGCGCGGCCTGTGCGCGGGCGGCGACATCCGGGCCGTCCACGACGACGCCCGCGACGGTGACGGAAAGGCCTCGGCAGCCTTCTGGCGGGACGAGTACCGTCTCAACGCCCGCATCGCCGGGTATCCCAAGCCCTACGTCGCCGTGATGGACGGCATCGTGATGGGCGGGGGTGTCGGCGTCTCGGCGCACGGCGGCGTGCGGGTCGTCACCGAGCGCTCCCGGATCGCCATGCCGGAAACCGGCATCGGATTCGTGCCCGACGTCGGCGGCACCCACCTGCTCGGCCGCGCGCCGGGGGAGCTCGGCGTCCACCTCGCCCTGACGGGAGCGCAGATCGGAGCGGGAGACGCCGTACTGTGCGGATTCGCCGATCACTACGTGCCGTCCGTCTCGCTCCCGCGGTTCCTCGCCGAACTCGCCGACCTGCCGGTGCGTGAGGCCCTCGCCCGTCACGAACAGGCCCCGCCGCAAGGAGAGTTGGCTGCGGCGCGCGGGTGGATCGACGCCTGTTACGCCGCCGGCACGGTCGAGGAGATCGTCCGGCGTCTGCTCGCCCACGGCGCCCCGGCCGCCGCGGAGGCCGCGGGAATCCTGCTCACGCGGTCGCCCACCGCGCTGAAGGTCACCCTGGCCGCCCTGCACCGTGCCCGGCGGCTCGGGTCGCTGCAGGAGGTGCTGGACCAGGAGTACCGCGTCTCCTGCGCCGCCCTGACCAGTCACGACCTCGTCGAGGGCGTCCGTGCCCAGATCGTCGACAAGGACCGCGCCCCGCGCTGGTCGCCGGCCACCCTCGCCGAGGTCGCCGACACCGACGTGGAACGTTTCTTCACCCCACTCGGCACCCAGGAACTCGGTCTCGCCGAACCTCCGCCCCCCACCCGGGCCTCGGCCCCCGCCCACAGACGGGGCTGA
- a CDS encoding RNA-guided endonuclease InsQ/TnpB family protein produces MIRAYKFLMRPTVGQSAALGEMLRDHCSLYNGALQERRDAYRHVSKTSIKYGMQSAQLKEIRAFDPERQGRWSFSSQQATLRRLDKAFAAFFRRIKHGETPGYPRLRGVNWFDTVDFPKDGDGCRWDSTPHDPQTRVRLQGVGHVKVKQHRPVAGKVKTMSVKREGKRWYVVLTAEQAQPEPLPRTGSVVGIDMGIASFLTTSNGEHIDNPRHGRKATAKLEAAQRKLSTFGRVRRDKRTKNHQRAVERVADLHRKVRRQRLDHAHKTALDLVRDHDLIAHENLTIRNMVRTAAPKPDPDTPGAFLPNGAAAKTGLNRSISDAGWGVFLTILHAKAESAGRDVIAVDPRNTSRTCPECGHVSAENRPTQEKFHCVGCGHRAHADVVGASNVLRAGLARRQAQPA; encoded by the coding sequence ATGATCCGTGCGTACAAGTTCCTCATGCGGCCCACCGTGGGCCAGTCCGCCGCTCTCGGCGAGATGCTGCGCGATCACTGCTCGCTCTACAACGGGGCCTTGCAGGAACGGCGTGACGCCTACCGGCACGTGTCGAAGACGAGCATCAAGTACGGGATGCAGTCCGCGCAGCTCAAGGAGATCCGGGCGTTCGACCCGGAGCGTCAGGGCCGCTGGTCGTTCTCCAGCCAGCAAGCCACCTTGCGGCGCCTCGACAAGGCGTTCGCCGCGTTCTTCCGCCGCATCAAGCACGGCGAGACGCCCGGCTACCCGCGCTTGCGGGGAGTCAACTGGTTCGACACGGTGGACTTCCCCAAGGACGGCGACGGCTGCCGCTGGGACTCCACCCCGCATGATCCGCAGACCCGCGTACGCCTCCAAGGCGTCGGGCACGTCAAGGTCAAGCAGCACCGGCCCGTGGCCGGCAAGGTCAAGACCATGTCCGTCAAGCGCGAGGGCAAGCGCTGGTACGTGGTGCTGACCGCCGAGCAGGCCCAGCCCGAGCCGCTGCCCAGGACAGGGTCCGTGGTCGGCATCGACATGGGCATCGCCTCCTTCCTCACCACCTCCAACGGCGAGCACATCGACAACCCGCGCCACGGCCGCAAGGCCACAGCGAAGCTCGAAGCCGCACAACGGAAGCTGTCCACCTTCGGACGAGTGCGCCGCGACAAGCGGACGAAGAACCACCAGCGGGCCGTCGAGCGCGTCGCCGACCTGCACCGCAAGGTGCGGCGTCAGCGCCTGGACCACGCACACAAGACCGCGCTCGACCTCGTCCGCGACCACGACCTCATCGCGCACGAGAACCTGACGATCCGCAACATGGTGCGCACCGCCGCACCCAAGCCCGACCCCGACACGCCAGGGGCATTCCTGCCCAACGGCGCGGCGGCGAAGACGGGCCTCAACCGCTCGATCTCGGATGCCGGATGGGGGGTGTTCCTGACGATCCTGCACGCCAAGGCTGAAAGCGCCGGACGTGACGTGATCGCCGTGGACCCCCGCAACACCTCTCGGACATGCCCCGAATGCGGGCACGTCAGCGCGGAGAACCGGCCCACACAGGAGAAGTTCCACTGCGTTGGATGCGGCCACCGGGCGCACGCTGACGTCGTGGGAGCTTCCAATGTTCTGCGGGCCGGGCTGGCCCGTCGTCAAGCTCAACCAGCTTGA
- a CDS encoding family 43 glycosylhydrolase, translated as MPWLNHRRSVIVCVLALLLALVATSQPVSAADGRSYTNPVKSAKGADPWLEYHEGNYYLITTTFTGVLGIRKSPTLAGLASAPTVQVWSDTTSTRNTNIWAPELHRFNGHWYLYYSAGQGGVACCDSQRTHVLESAGTDPLGPYTYKGSLTGSNLTPGGWLIDASVLQANGKLFLVGSGSVNGSRQSLVIAPMSNPYTLASNTFTVISSPTLSWETSGAAVNEGPEPLYHDGRTFLTFSASYCQTPDYKLGLLELTGSDPLSPASWTKKQTPVFQRSDANGVYGPGHNGFFSSPDGTENWIVYHANSASDGGCGNGRTTRAQKFTWNADGTPNFGTPVSLGTSLPGPSGETAATPTAYTLVNRNSGKCLDLDGGSGANGTNIFQWTCNGGTNQKWRVEDQGDDTSRLVNAATGKVMDTADCSAADGADLRQWTWLNNKCQRFRLVFTATGDYVRIVNENSGKVADVANCQNTNGTDVRQWTWLNNACQQWRLAPAS; from the coding sequence ATGCCCTGGTTGAACCACCGCAGATCTGTGATCGTCTGCGTGCTGGCCCTTCTCCTCGCCCTGGTGGCGACGAGCCAGCCGGTGTCCGCGGCTGACGGCCGTTCGTACACCAACCCGGTGAAGTCGGCCAAGGGCGCCGATCCCTGGCTGGAGTACCACGAGGGCAACTACTACCTGATCACGACGACGTTCACGGGCGTCCTCGGCATCCGGAAGTCGCCGACGCTGGCCGGTCTCGCCAGCGCACCCACCGTGCAGGTGTGGTCGGACACCACGTCGACCCGCAACACCAACATCTGGGCGCCCGAGCTCCACCGGTTCAACGGCCACTGGTACCTGTACTACTCGGCCGGCCAGGGCGGCGTCGCCTGCTGCGACTCGCAGCGCACCCACGTGCTGGAGAGCGCCGGCACCGACCCGCTGGGCCCGTACACCTACAAGGGCTCGCTCACCGGATCCAACCTCACTCCGGGCGGCTGGCTGATCGACGCGAGCGTGCTGCAGGCGAACGGAAAACTGTTTCTCGTGGGAAGCGGTTCCGTGAACGGCAGCAGGCAGAGTCTCGTCATCGCGCCGATGAGCAACCCGTACACGCTGGCCAGCAACACGTTCACGGTGATTTCCAGCCCCACGCTGAGCTGGGAGACCTCGGGCGCGGCGGTCAATGAAGGGCCTGAACCGCTCTATCACGACGGCCGTACGTTTCTGACGTTCTCCGCGAGTTACTGCCAGACCCCGGACTACAAACTGGGCCTGCTGGAACTGACCGGCTCCGACCCGCTCAGCCCGGCATCCTGGACGAAGAAACAGACTCCGGTGTTCCAGCGCAGTGACGCGAACGGCGTCTACGGACCCGGTCACAACGGTTTCTTCAGCTCGCCGGACGGCACGGAGAACTGGATCGTCTACCACGCCAACAGCGCCTCCGACGGCGGCTGCGGCAACGGCCGCACGACCCGCGCCCAGAAGTTCACCTGGAACGCCGACGGAACGCCGAACTTCGGCACGCCGGTGTCGCTCGGCACGTCGCTCCCCGGCCCGTCGGGGGAGACGGCGGCGACGCCCACGGCGTACACCCTCGTCAACCGCAACAGCGGCAAGTGCCTCGACCTCGACGGCGGTTCCGGCGCCAACGGCACGAACATCTTCCAGTGGACCTGCAACGGCGGGACCAACCAGAAGTGGCGCGTCGAGGACCAGGGCGACGACACCAGCCGGCTGGTCAACGCCGCCACCGGCAAGGTGATGGACACCGCCGACTGCTCCGCCGCCGACGGCGCGGACCTGCGTCAGTGGACCTGGCTCAACAACAAGTGCCAGCGGTTCCGGCTCGTCTTCACCGCGACCGGTGACTACGTCCGGATCGTGAACGAGAACAGCGGCAAGGTCGCCGACGTCGCGAACTGCCAGAACACGAACGGCACCGACGTACGGCAGTGGACCTGGCTGAACAACGCCTGCCAGCAGTGGCGCCTCGCGCCCGCCTCCTGA
- the tnpA gene encoding IS200/IS605 family transposase, which yields MSPRWEPDTDIRRGRHVTFDLHAHLVFVTRYRKGIFDDEMLRRCEEIMREVCDKFEVELREFNGERDHVHLLVHYPSKLALSKLVNSLKGVSSRYLRAEYTGRVNRTGMGSVFWSRSYFAASCGGAPLSIIRQYIEGQRRPLS from the coding sequence ATGTCACCACGCTGGGAACCAGACACCGATATCCGCAGGGGGCGTCACGTCACCTTCGATCTCCACGCCCACTTGGTGTTCGTCACCAGATACCGGAAGGGAATCTTCGATGACGAGATGCTTCGGCGATGCGAAGAGATCATGCGGGAGGTCTGCGACAAGTTCGAGGTGGAGCTACGCGAGTTCAACGGCGAGCGTGATCACGTGCACCTGCTCGTGCACTACCCGTCCAAGCTCGCCCTCTCCAAGCTGGTCAACAGCCTCAAGGGCGTCAGCTCCCGGTACCTGCGCGCCGAATACACCGGCCGCGTCAACCGAACCGGGATGGGATCGGTGTTCTGGTCCCGCTCGTACTTCGCGGCCTCCTGCGGCGGAGCGCCGCTGTCGATCATCCGTCAGTACATCGAGGGCCAGCGCCGCCCCCTGTCCTGA
- a CDS encoding DNA glycosylase AlkZ-like family protein encodes MTKTTSPAGPVLDAQALSRATLARQLLLSPAELSVKAAVEHLLGLQAQNARPPYYALAARLEGFAPEQLSALMADRGVVRIVTMRSTIRSSAGYPRLQPGRESGTVRSTVVR; translated from the coding sequence ATGACGAAGACGACGTCCCCGGCAGGTCCCGTGCTCGACGCCCAGGCTCTCAGTCGGGCCACCCTCGCCCGTCAACTGCTACTGAGTCCGGCCGAGTTGTCCGTCAAGGCCGCGGTGGAGCATCTGCTCGGACTGCAGGCGCAGAACGCCAGGCCGCCGTACTACGCGCTCGCCGCCCGCCTCGAGGGCTTCGCCCCGGAGCAGCTGTCGGCACTGATGGCCGACCGTGGAGTCGTCCGCATCGTCACCATGCGGTCCACCATCAGGTCCTCCGCTGGGTATCCCCGGCTTCAGCCGGGGCGGGAAAGCGGAACGGTGCGGAGCACCGTTGTTCGTTGA
- the katG gene encoding catalase/peroxidase HPI produces the protein MTENHDAIVTDSKAAEAGGCPVAHGRAAHPTQGGGNRQWWPERLNVRILAKNPAVANPLGEDFDYAEAFKALDLAAVKQDVAEVLTTSQDWWPADFGNYGPLMIRMAWHSAGTYRISDGRGGAGAGQQRFAPLNSWPDNANLDKARRLLWPVKKKYGQSISWADLMILTGNVALEQMGFTTFGFAGGREDVWEAEEDVYWGPETTWLDDRRYTGDRELENPLGAVQMGLIYVNPEGPNGNPDPLAAARDIRETFRRMAMNDEETVALIAGGHTFGKTHGAGPADNVGADPEAASLAEQGLGWKSSYGTGKGGDTITSGLEVTWTSTPTQWSNGFFDNLFGFEWELTESPAGAKQWVAKDGAGAGTVPDAHDPSKRHAPTMLTTDLSLRFDPIYGPISRRFHENPDQFADAFARAWYKLTHRDLGPKSLYLGPEVPEETLLWQDPLPAADGEVIGAEDVAALKAKLLASGLTVSQLVSTAWASASTFRGSDKRGGANGARIRLEPQRGWEVNEPDELAQVLRVLEGVQAEFNSGAKKVSLADLIVLGGAAAVEKAAKDAGHDVQVPFTPGRVDASQEQTDVESFAALEPTADGFRNYLGKGNRLPAEYLLLDRANLLDLSAPELTVLVGGLRVLGANHGQSSHGVLTDAPGTLTNDFFVNLLDLGTTWSSTSSDQSLFEGRDAATGEVKWTGTRADLVFGSNSELRALAEVYASDDAKEKFVTDFVAAWAKVSDLDRFDLV, from the coding sequence ATGACCGAGAACCATGACGCGATCGTGACCGACTCGAAGGCGGCGGAGGCAGGTGGCTGCCCGGTCGCGCACGGCCGTGCCGCGCACCCGACCCAGGGCGGCGGCAACCGCCAGTGGTGGCCCGAGCGGCTCAACGTGCGGATCCTCGCGAAGAACCCCGCGGTGGCCAACCCGCTCGGCGAGGACTTCGACTACGCCGAGGCGTTCAAGGCGCTCGACCTCGCGGCCGTCAAGCAGGACGTCGCCGAGGTGCTGACCACGTCGCAGGACTGGTGGCCGGCCGACTTCGGCAACTACGGCCCGCTGATGATCCGCATGGCCTGGCACAGCGCGGGCACCTACCGCATCAGTGACGGCCGCGGCGGCGCCGGCGCCGGTCAGCAGCGGTTCGCCCCGCTCAACAGCTGGCCGGACAACGCCAACCTGGACAAGGCCCGCCGTCTGCTGTGGCCGGTCAAGAAGAAGTACGGCCAGTCCATCTCCTGGGCCGACCTGATGATCCTCACCGGCAACGTCGCGCTCGAGCAGATGGGCTTCACGACGTTCGGCTTCGCCGGCGGCCGCGAGGACGTCTGGGAGGCGGAGGAGGACGTCTACTGGGGCCCCGAGACCACTTGGCTCGACGACCGGCGCTACACCGGCGACCGCGAGCTGGAGAACCCGCTCGGCGCCGTCCAGATGGGCCTCATCTACGTCAACCCGGAGGGCCCGAACGGCAACCCGGACCCGCTGGCCGCGGCCCGCGACATCCGTGAGACGTTCCGCCGGATGGCGATGAACGACGAGGAGACGGTCGCCCTGATCGCGGGCGGTCACACCTTCGGCAAGACCCACGGCGCGGGCCCGGCGGACAACGTCGGCGCCGACCCCGAGGCCGCCTCGCTGGCCGAGCAGGGCCTCGGCTGGAAGAGCAGCTACGGCACCGGCAAGGGCGGCGACACCATCACCAGCGGCCTCGAGGTCACCTGGACCTCCACGCCGACGCAGTGGAGCAACGGTTTCTTCGACAACCTGTTCGGCTTCGAGTGGGAGCTGACGGAGAGCCCGGCCGGCGCGAAGCAGTGGGTGGCCAAGGACGGCGCGGGCGCGGGCACCGTCCCGGACGCCCACGACCCGTCGAAGCGGCACGCCCCGACGATGCTGACCACCGACCTGTCGCTGCGCTTCGACCCGATCTACGGGCCGATCTCGCGCCGCTTCCACGAGAACCCCGACCAGTTCGCGGACGCCTTCGCCCGCGCCTGGTACAAGCTCACCCACCGCGACCTGGGCCCGAAGTCGCTGTACCTCGGCCCGGAGGTCCCGGAGGAGACCCTGCTGTGGCAGGACCCGCTGCCGGCGGCCGACGGCGAGGTCATCGGCGCCGAGGACGTCGCGGCCCTGAAGGCCAAGCTCCTCGCCTCCGGCCTGACCGTCTCGCAGCTGGTGTCCACCGCGTGGGCCTCGGCCTCCACCTTCCGCGGCAGCGACAAGCGCGGCGGCGCCAACGGCGCCCGCATCCGCCTCGAGCCGCAGCGCGGCTGGGAGGTCAACGAGCCCGACGAGCTGGCGCAGGTGCTGCGCGTCCTCGAGGGCGTCCAGGCGGAGTTCAACTCCGGCGCGAAGAAGGTCTCGTTGGCCGACCTGATCGTCCTCGGCGGCGCCGCCGCCGTGGAGAAGGCCGCCAAGGACGCCGGACACGACGTTCAGGTCCCGTTCACGCCGGGCCGGGTGGACGCCTCGCAGGAGCAGACGGACGTCGAGTCGTTCGCCGCCCTCGAGCCGACCGCCGACGGGTTCCGCAACTACCTCGGCAAGGGCAACCGCCTGCCGGCCGAGTACCTGCTCCTCGACCGGGCGAACCTGCTCGACCTGAGCGCTCCCGAGCTGACCGTCCTCGTCGGCGGCCTGCGCGTCCTGGGTGCGAACCACGGGCAGTCCTCGCACGGCGTCCTCACCGACGCACCGGGCACGCTGACGAACGACTTCTTCGTCAACCTGCTCGACCTGGGCACGACCTGGTCGTCGACGTCCTCGGACCAGTCCCTCTTCGAGGGCCGCGACGCCGCCACGGGCGAGGTGAAGTGGACCGGCACCCGTGCCGACCTGGTCTTCGGCTCGAACTCCGAGCTGCGCGCGCTCGCCGAGGTCTACGCGAGCGACGACGCGAAGGAGAAGTTCGTGACGGACTTCGTCGCGGCGTGGGCCAAGGTCTCCGACCTCGACCGGTTCGACCTGGTCTGA
- a CDS encoding dioxygenase family protein, protein MSMDFTAETATEAVVDSFSRTPDPRLRELLTGLVRHLHDFVRETEPTRAEWERAIAFLTEAGHRCDDTRQEFILLSDVLGVSMLVEAINDRKEPAVTDSTVLGPFHMVESPPRALGDTVDLVGGGEPCLISGQVVSVDGTALPGATLDVWQADDQGFYDVQQPQKQPPGNGRGLFTADAEGRFWFRSCVPSPYPIPTDGPVGALLEATGRHPYRPAHIHFIVSAAGHLPVTTHIFVAGGEYLESDAVFAVRRSLVREFTEVDEPAQAAASGLANPFRRAVFDIVLQPTPA, encoded by the coding sequence ATGTCCATGGACTTCACCGCCGAAACCGCGACGGAAGCGGTCGTGGACAGTTTCTCCCGCACCCCCGACCCGCGGCTGCGGGAGCTGTTGACCGGGCTCGTGCGACACCTGCACGACTTCGTTCGGGAGACCGAGCCGACCCGTGCCGAATGGGAGCGGGCGATCGCGTTCCTCACCGAGGCCGGGCACCGGTGCGACGACACCCGGCAGGAGTTCATCCTGCTCTCGGACGTCCTCGGCGTGTCGATGCTCGTCGAGGCGATCAACGACCGCAAGGAGCCAGCCGTCACCGACTCCACCGTGCTCGGCCCGTTCCACATGGTCGAGTCCCCTCCCCGGGCACTCGGGGACACCGTCGACCTGGTCGGCGGCGGTGAGCCCTGCCTGATCAGCGGGCAGGTCGTGTCCGTCGACGGCACCGCGCTGCCCGGCGCGACGCTGGACGTGTGGCAGGCCGACGACCAGGGCTTCTACGACGTCCAGCAGCCCCAGAAGCAGCCACCGGGCAACGGCCGCGGCCTGTTCACCGCGGACGCCGAAGGGCGCTTCTGGTTCCGCTCGTGCGTGCCGAGCCCGTATCCGATCCCGACGGACGGGCCGGTCGGGGCGCTGCTCGAGGCGACCGGCCGCCACCCCTACCGCCCCGCCCACATCCACTTCATCGTGAGCGCGGCCGGCCACCTGCCCGTGACGACGCACATCTTCGTGGCGGGCGGCGAATACCTGGAGTCGGACGCCGTCTTCGCCGTCAGGAGGAGCCTGGTGCGGGAGTTCACCGAGGTGGACGAACCGGCGCAGGCGGCGGCGTCCGGCCTGGCCAACCCCTTCCGCCGTGCCGTCTTCGACATCGTGCTGCAGCCGACGCCGGCGTGA
- a CDS encoding winged helix DNA-binding domain-containing protein, with protein sequence MFCGPGWPVVKLNQLDEKPPHLCGGVVTHTHTADDCLTLRPLVQPARDRELTNFRKGLLGVDLDRLAALARELVEAEPRTMGQLREALGAQWPDADPQSLAVAARCRLPLVQVTPRGLWGRSGQVALTTAEHWLGRPAQRAPAVDAVVLRYLAAFGPASVKDMQTWAGLTRLREAFERLRPQLLVFRDERGVELFDLPEAPRPDRETPAPPRFLPEFDNLLLSHADRGRVVPPEYWGRSWQGNQAHCTLLVDGFLAGVWRLERDALVVEPFGRLTGVQQRDVLAEGERMLAVMHPGQRYDIRFGTVLRP encoded by the coding sequence ATGTTCTGCGGGCCGGGCTGGCCCGTCGTCAAGCTCAACCAGCTTGACGAGAAGCCCCCGCATTTATGCGGGGGAGTAGTCACCCACACCCACACCGCGGACGACTGCCTGACCCTGCGGCCGCTCGTCCAGCCCGCCCGTGACCGGGAGTTGACGAACTTCCGCAAGGGTCTCCTCGGAGTGGACCTCGACCGGCTCGCCGCCCTCGCCCGCGAACTCGTCGAGGCCGAGCCGCGCACCATGGGGCAGTTGCGCGAGGCCCTCGGCGCGCAGTGGCCGGACGCAGACCCGCAGTCCCTCGCCGTCGCCGCCCGTTGCCGACTCCCCCTGGTCCAGGTCACTCCGCGCGGACTGTGGGGCCGGAGCGGACAGGTAGCCCTCACCACCGCCGAGCACTGGCTGGGCCGTCCGGCACAGCGGGCTCCCGCCGTGGACGCCGTCGTCCTGCGCTATCTGGCGGCCTTCGGCCCGGCCTCCGTCAAGGACATGCAGACCTGGGCCGGTCTGACCCGGCTGCGTGAGGCCTTCGAACGTCTCCGTCCGCAGCTGCTCGTCTTCCGGGACGAGCGCGGCGTCGAACTCTTCGACCTGCCCGAGGCCCCGCGTCCGGACCGGGAGACCCCGGCCCCGCCGCGGTTCCTCCCCGAGTTCGACAACCTCCTCCTCTCGCACGCCGACCGTGGCCGTGTCGTCCCGCCCGAGTACTGGGGGCGTTCCTGGCAGGGCAACCAGGCGCACTGCACCCTCCTGGTCGACGGTTTCCTGGCGGGCGTGTGGAGACTGGAGCGGGACGCCCTGGTCGTCGAGCCCTTCGGTCGCCTCACCGGCGTGCAGCAGCGGGACGTGCTCGCCGAGGGAGAGCGCATGCTGGCCGTGATGCATCCGGGGCAGCGTTACGACATCCGCTTCGGAACAGTCCTCCGGCCTTGA